The Blastococcus sp. HT6-4 genome window below encodes:
- a CDS encoding IniB N-terminal domain-containing protein gives MSDLYTSLLDFILNLLRDPEAAERFEEDPAGELQAAGLEDLTAADVDAIMPMVADFAPVAVGAGAGGGGGWGGGHHPAKPDRDDDEKPVEKPVHCDKDDYDKDKDGDDKHEKPAHGGEEKPAEHGGGHEPAAIEHLKYISNHYTHYEIDASHNVWGDSYKVFGEDVVLATNGSVAVGGDVEDSTVTNSVDNSEHDVDVDVDITDSLNGSFNDKSDSSTTVGTIVGGSNNHAYVDNSQQYKLEIDDVFIGDGTTVIEDSANVGNTYTDKSDNSVDIRDSFQDNSVDVDAHIEDSFNTDKSDHSVKDSYNDHSDHSDHSVNDSYDDHSQDNDGIDADHSKVDASDDDGIDDSIVTKDSFNTDESVHVEDVEVDVDKSVDNSVTDNSTHHTDNSVTDNSTDVEIEDSFQDNSVEIEDSFQDNSVEIEDSFQDNSDNSTEVDIEDSFQDNSTEVEIEDSFQDKSTDVDVEVEDSFQDNDLVDDSGNHNTLTAVEAGAA, from the coding sequence ATGTCTGACCTCTACACGTCCCTCCTCGACTTCATCCTCAACCTGCTGCGCGACCCGGAAGCGGCCGAGCGGTTCGAGGAGGACCCGGCCGGTGAGCTCCAGGCCGCGGGCCTCGAGGACCTGACGGCCGCCGACGTGGACGCGATCATGCCGATGGTGGCCGACTTCGCGCCCGTGGCCGTCGGTGCGGGCGCCGGCGGCGGTGGCGGCTGGGGCGGCGGCCACCACCCGGCGAAGCCCGACCGCGACGACGACGAGAAGCCGGTCGAGAAGCCGGTGCATTGCGACAAGGACGACTACGACAAGGACAAGGACGGGGACGACAAGCACGAGAAGCCCGCGCACGGCGGCGAGGAGAAGCCGGCCGAGCACGGCGGGGGCCACGAGCCGGCCGCGATCGAGCACCTCAAGTACATCTCCAACCACTACACGCACTACGAGATCGACGCCTCGCACAACGTCTGGGGCGACTCGTACAAGGTCTTCGGCGAGGACGTCGTGCTGGCCACGAACGGCAGCGTGGCGGTCGGTGGGGACGTCGAGGACTCGACCGTCACGAACAGCGTCGACAACAGCGAGCACGACGTCGACGTCGACGTGGACATCACCGACTCGCTCAACGGCTCCTTCAACGACAAGTCGGACAGCTCCACGACCGTCGGCACCATCGTGGGCGGCAGCAACAACCACGCCTACGTCGACAACAGCCAGCAGTACAAGCTCGAGATCGACGACGTGTTCATCGGCGACGGCACGACCGTCATCGAGGACTCCGCGAACGTCGGCAACACCTACACCGACAAGTCGGACAACTCGGTCGACATCCGCGACTCGTTCCAGGACAACTCCGTGGACGTCGACGCCCACATCGAGGACTCGTTCAACACGGACAAGTCGGACCACTCGGTGAAGGACTCGTACAACGACCACTCGGACCACTCGGACCACTCGGTGAACGACTCGTACGACGACCACTCGCAGGACAACGACGGCATCGACGCCGATCACTCGAAGGTCGACGCCTCCGACGACGACGGGATCGATGACTCGATCGTCACGAAGGACTCGTTCAACACCGACGAGTCGGTGCACGTCGAGGACGTCGAGGTCGACGTGGACAAGTCGGTGGACAACTCGGTGACCGACAACTCCACCCACCACACGGACAACTCGGTGACCGACAACTCCACCGACGTCGAGATCGAGGACTCGTTCCAGGACAACTCGGTCGAGATCGAGGACTCGTTCCAGGACAACTCGGTCGAGATCGAGGACTCGTTCCAGGACAACTCGGACAACTCCACCGAGGTGGACATCGAGGACTCGTTCCAGGACAACTCCACCGAGGTCGAGATCGAGGACTCGTTCCAGGACAAGTCGACCGACGTCGACGTCGAGGTCGAGGACTCCTTCCAGGACAACGACCTGGTGGACGACTCCGGGAACCACAACACCCTGACCGCCGTCGAGGCCGGCGCCGCCTGA
- a CDS encoding dynamin family protein, translating to MATPLELIDRARTLAEAAGRSDLHRRLTLARDRVQAPSVRVLVVGEPKQGKSQLVNALVGAPVCPVADDVATVVPTVIREGDSPRAALVHAAAGPDGRAPSPAEATLERTPVPIESLTARTTRGAADGDDGRQLVRAEVELPRRFLSGGLELVDTAGVGGIGTGHSLQTVELLPSAHAVIVVSDASQEYTGPEMAFIRQAVALCPTVVFAVTKTDVCPSWRSIVELDRGHLQRERIEAPLFPVSASLGVLAVQHKDAELHAESGLAPLADHLRREVLERAGALRQRATVHDLTSVTEQLTLSLRAELTALEDPAGNAALVAELDQARTRVEELRRRSSRWQQMLSDGVTDLMADIDYDLRDRSRVIIREAEEAIDARDPGPIWAEFTEWLDERLAAAVTDSYVWAGQRSEYLAECVVEQFARDGGVAAPDLDIGTAREALGALVDVGGIDDGYLPVRERLLIGLRGSYTGVLMTGLVTSLAGLAVINPLSLAVGVVLGRKAYQDDKAARRQRRQSEAKVIVRRHLDEVVFQIGKQLKDRLRLVQRTLRDLITDTVDELSRTLADAVSAAQRSTKAAAAERTGRMRSVRAQLDLLDRFGTEVARLEAAPAALS from the coding sequence GTGGCTACGCCGCTCGAGCTGATCGACCGCGCACGCACTCTCGCGGAGGCCGCCGGGCGGTCCGACCTGCACCGGCGGCTGACCCTCGCCCGGGACCGCGTCCAGGCGCCGAGCGTCCGGGTGCTGGTCGTCGGGGAGCCGAAGCAGGGCAAGAGCCAGCTCGTCAACGCCCTGGTGGGCGCGCCGGTGTGCCCGGTGGCCGACGACGTCGCGACCGTCGTCCCCACCGTGATCCGGGAGGGGGACTCCCCGCGGGCCGCGCTGGTGCACGCCGCCGCCGGGCCCGACGGCAGGGCCCCGTCACCGGCCGAGGCGACGCTCGAGCGGACCCCCGTGCCGATCGAGTCGCTCACGGCCCGCACGACACGTGGCGCGGCCGACGGCGACGACGGCCGGCAGCTGGTCCGCGCCGAGGTCGAGCTGCCCCGCCGGTTCCTGTCCGGCGGCCTGGAGCTGGTCGACACGGCGGGGGTCGGCGGCATCGGGACGGGGCACTCGCTGCAGACGGTGGAGCTGCTGCCCAGCGCCCACGCGGTGATCGTGGTGTCCGACGCCTCGCAGGAGTACACCGGCCCGGAGATGGCCTTCATCCGCCAGGCCGTGGCGCTGTGCCCCACCGTCGTCTTCGCGGTGACCAAGACCGACGTCTGCCCGTCCTGGCGGTCGATCGTCGAGCTGGACCGGGGACACCTCCAGCGGGAGAGGATCGAGGCGCCGCTGTTCCCGGTCTCGGCCTCGCTCGGGGTCCTCGCGGTGCAGCACAAGGACGCCGAGCTGCACGCGGAGTCGGGGCTGGCGCCGCTGGCCGACCACCTGCGCCGGGAGGTGCTGGAACGCGCCGGGGCGCTGCGGCAGCGGGCGACGGTCCACGACCTCACCTCGGTGACCGAGCAGCTGACCCTGTCGCTGCGCGCCGAGCTGACGGCGCTGGAGGATCCCGCGGGCAACGCCGCCCTCGTGGCGGAGCTCGACCAGGCGCGCACCCGCGTGGAGGAGCTGCGTCGCCGGTCGTCGCGCTGGCAGCAGATGCTCAGCGACGGGGTCACCGATCTGATGGCCGACATCGACTACGACCTCCGGGACCGATCGCGGGTGATCATCCGGGAGGCCGAGGAGGCGATCGACGCCCGGGACCCGGGCCCGATCTGGGCGGAGTTCACCGAGTGGCTCGACGAGCGGCTCGCCGCGGCCGTGACCGACAGCTACGTGTGGGCCGGTCAGCGGTCCGAGTACCTGGCCGAGTGCGTGGTCGAGCAGTTCGCCCGGGACGGCGGCGTCGCCGCGCCCGACCTGGACATCGGCACCGCGAGGGAGGCGCTGGGCGCGCTCGTCGACGTCGGCGGGATCGACGACGGCTACCTGCCGGTGCGCGAGCGACTGCTGATCGGCCTGCGCGGCTCGTACACCGGCGTGCTGATGACCGGCCTGGTCACCAGCCTGGCCGGGCTGGCCGTCATCAACCCGCTCTCCCTGGCCGTCGGCGTCGTCCTCGGCCGGAAGGCCTACCAGGACGACAAGGCGGCCCGGCGGCAGCGGCGGCAGAGCGAGGCCAAGGTGATCGTCCGGCGGCACCTCGACGAGGTCGTCTTCCAGATCGGCAAGCAGCTCAAGGACCGCCTGCGCCTGGTGCAGCGGACCCTGCGGGACCTGATCACCGACACCGTCGACGAGCTGTCGCGCACGCTCGCCGACGCGGTCTCCGCAGCGCAGCGCTCGACGAAGGCGGCCGCGGCCGAGCGCACCGGCCGGATGCGGTCGGTGCGCGCCCAGCTGGACCTGCTGGACCGCTTCGGCACGGAGGTCGCCCGGCTGGAGGCGGCGCCGGCGGCCCTGTCGTGA
- a CDS encoding dynamin family protein has protein sequence MTAPVESAPAAPGIVDDVRVLLDDAIEVYRDEPDAVAALSAQRRRLDEPLRIALVGRVKAGKSTLLNALVGERLAPTDAGECTRVVTWYRHGAVPRVALHPVDGAPRVLPVRRVEGALQLDLAGTPAEEVDRLVVDWPTGGLAAATLLDTPGISSLDVGNSARAWALLDEEELPGADAVVFLTRQMQPEDLDFLARFQEATGATGVHTTTITVLSRADEVGAGRVDALLAAQRVARRMSEDPAVRALSQAVVPVAGLVGLAGRMLRHRDFVTLHSLATADRAALDAMLLTADRFCRAEAPVPVSRELRVALLERLGLFGIRLAVALIRTGVPDAGALGDQLVRRSGLAELQRLLAVHFVRRSAALRAATAVRLVARLLRQRPLPAAGGLAAHLERIQVGSQELAELELLARSRAVDGPFPAGLRAEAERLLGADGPAPAERLGLAADAPADQVRSAATAALDRWRERADDPRATRATVDACEALVRCCESILAAPDGAPGSGTGPAQPAP, from the coding sequence GTGACCGCTCCGGTGGAGTCCGCGCCGGCCGCTCCGGGCATCGTCGACGACGTCCGCGTGCTGCTCGACGACGCCATCGAGGTCTACCGCGACGAGCCGGACGCCGTCGCGGCGCTGTCGGCCCAGCGCCGGCGCCTGGACGAGCCGTTGCGGATCGCCCTGGTCGGCCGGGTCAAGGCCGGGAAGTCCACGTTGCTCAACGCGCTCGTGGGTGAACGGCTGGCGCCGACCGACGCGGGGGAGTGCACCCGCGTGGTGACCTGGTACCGCCACGGTGCCGTGCCCCGGGTCGCGTTGCACCCGGTCGACGGCGCCCCGCGGGTCCTCCCGGTGCGGCGGGTCGAGGGAGCGCTGCAGCTGGACCTCGCGGGCACGCCGGCCGAGGAGGTCGACCGGCTGGTCGTCGACTGGCCCACGGGGGGGCTGGCCGCGGCGACGCTGCTCGACACCCCGGGCATCTCGTCGCTGGACGTCGGCAACAGCGCCCGCGCCTGGGCGCTGCTCGACGAGGAGGAGCTGCCCGGCGCCGACGCGGTCGTCTTCCTCACCCGCCAGATGCAGCCCGAGGACCTCGACTTCCTCGCCCGGTTCCAGGAGGCGACCGGCGCCACCGGTGTGCACACCACGACGATCACCGTGCTGTCGCGGGCCGACGAGGTGGGGGCCGGGCGGGTCGATGCGCTGCTCGCCGCGCAGCGGGTGGCCCGGCGCATGTCCGAGGATCCCGCCGTGCGGGCGCTGAGCCAGGCGGTCGTCCCGGTGGCCGGCCTGGTGGGCCTGGCCGGCCGGATGCTGCGCCACCGCGACTTCGTGACCCTGCACAGCCTCGCCACGGCCGACCGGGCCGCCCTCGACGCGATGCTGCTGACCGCCGACCGGTTCTGCCGCGCCGAGGCGCCCGTCCCCGTCTCCCGCGAGCTGCGGGTCGCACTCCTCGAGCGCCTGGGCCTCTTCGGCATCCGGCTGGCGGTGGCGCTGATCCGCACGGGCGTCCCCGACGCCGGTGCGCTGGGCGACCAGCTGGTCCGCCGCAGCGGGCTGGCGGAGCTGCAGCGGCTGCTGGCCGTGCACTTCGTGCGCCGCAGCGCCGCGCTCCGGGCGGCGACGGCCGTGCGCCTGGTCGCGCGGCTGCTGCGGCAGCGGCCGCTCCCCGCGGCCGGAGGGCTGGCCGCGCACCTCGAGCGCATCCAGGTCGGCTCCCAGGAGCTCGCCGAACTGGAGCTGCTGGCCCGTTCCCGCGCGGTCGACGGGCCGTTCCCGGCGGGCCTCCGGGCGGAGGCCGAACGGCTGCTCGGTGCGGACGGACCCGCGCCGGCCGAGCGGCTGGGGCTCGCGGCGGACGCTCCGGCCGACCAGGTGCGCTCCGCCGCGACGGCCGCCCTCGACCGGTGGCGGGAGCGGGCGGACGACCCCCGGGCGACGAGGGCCACGGTGGACGCCTGCGAGGCGCTGGTCCGGTGCTGCGAGTCGATCCTGGCGGCGCCCGACGGCGCGCCGGGCTCAGGAACCGGGCCGGCCCAGCCAGCTCCGTGA
- a CDS encoding enoyl-CoA hydratase-related protein: protein MSDTVTREDAGGVATLSLLRPGLTSAARRDLLATVQEVAADESVRAVVLTGTGRAFCVGQDLGEHLQKLQGEGEPPLSVVEREYNPLVLALAALRVPVVVGINGACAGAGLGLALGGDLRVAAAGAKFTTAFTGIGLSSDSALAARLVHSVGGSRAAQLLLMPEPFLAETAAEWGLVHRVVAPEEVLAEAQALATRLAAGPTAAYRAVKTVLATAATDSLEQTLALEARLQAEVGRTADHHEAVEAFLAKRAPRFTGR from the coding sequence ATGTCCGACACCGTGACCAGGGAGGACGCCGGCGGCGTCGCCACCCTCAGCCTGCTCCGTCCCGGGCTGACGTCAGCCGCCCGCCGCGACCTCCTCGCCACGGTGCAGGAGGTCGCCGCCGACGAGTCCGTGCGGGCGGTCGTCCTGACCGGGACCGGACGGGCCTTCTGCGTCGGCCAGGACCTCGGCGAGCACCTGCAGAAGCTGCAGGGCGAGGGCGAGCCGCCGCTGTCGGTGGTGGAGCGCGAGTACAACCCGCTGGTCCTGGCGCTCGCCGCGCTGCGGGTGCCCGTCGTGGTCGGCATCAACGGCGCCTGCGCCGGAGCCGGGCTGGGCCTCGCGCTGGGCGGCGACCTCCGGGTGGCGGCCGCCGGCGCCAAGTTCACGACGGCGTTCACCGGCATCGGCCTGTCCAGCGACTCGGCGCTGGCCGCGCGCCTGGTGCACAGCGTCGGCGGGTCCCGCGCCGCGCAGCTGCTGCTGATGCCCGAGCCGTTCCTCGCCGAGACCGCCGCCGAGTGGGGGCTGGTGCACCGCGTGGTGGCACCCGAGGAGGTCCTCGCCGAGGCGCAGGCGCTCGCCACGCGGCTGGCGGCGGGCCCCACGGCCGCCTACCGGGCGGTGAAGACGGTGCTGGCCACCGCGGCCACCGACTCCCTGGAGCAGACCCTGGCGCTCGAGGCCCGGCTGCAGGCCGAGGTCGGGCGGACCGCCGACCACCACGAGGCGGTCGAGGCCTTCCTCGCCAAGCGCGCGCCCCGGTTCACCGGCCGCTGA
- a CDS encoding protein kinase domain-containing protein — translation MVEPGRRCLGNRYELHQLIAAGGMGQVWRGADLALHRPVAVKVLRSEYTGDPTFVARFRAEAQHAAALNHPNIAAVFDYGEERAQDGSGETLAYLVMELVEGEPLSALLRREGALGTETTLSVLHQTAAALAEAHRFGMVHRDVKPGNILVRPDGGVKITDFGIAWSARSVALTRTGQVIGTPQYLSPEQAEGRHATPASDVYALGLIGYECLAGHPAFEGDNAVTIALKQLQQDPDPLPAGLPPGVRTLIGAALHKDPAARIPDGAGFVVAVAEVRAGRQPLAGTVSSPAVRPRRGHADGAAARPPGPPTQPGVTRPPAARRRGRLAMVLLPLMGLLAGAGITAALLQSLTQEPPAPTVVAADQRTSGSIVLTEADHVGLPVAEVAERLAALGLTVTVRAEVRDDVVPDRVTGIDPAGRPLRAGDQVVVRYAVAAQSRIVRAPAVTGAAVDRPAPAPEPAAVDDPPAPVVTSEAPPTTLPATPISGSPDATPTETGTEPSPSEPAPTPTGTPGPTTSAAPTTTGTTTSPTR, via the coding sequence GTGGTCGAACCAGGACGCCGGTGCCTGGGGAACCGCTACGAGCTGCACCAGCTGATCGCCGCCGGCGGGATGGGCCAGGTGTGGCGCGGGGCCGACCTCGCCCTGCACCGCCCGGTCGCCGTGAAGGTCCTGCGCAGCGAGTACACCGGCGATCCCACCTTCGTGGCGCGGTTCCGCGCCGAGGCCCAGCACGCCGCCGCGCTCAACCACCCGAACATCGCCGCCGTCTTCGACTACGGCGAGGAGCGCGCGCAGGACGGCTCCGGCGAGACCCTCGCCTACCTGGTCATGGAACTGGTCGAGGGCGAGCCGCTGTCGGCCCTCCTGCGCCGGGAGGGGGCGCTCGGCACCGAGACGACCCTGTCGGTCCTGCACCAGACCGCCGCCGCGCTGGCCGAGGCCCACCGGTTCGGGATGGTCCACCGGGACGTGAAGCCCGGCAACATCCTCGTCCGCCCCGACGGGGGCGTGAAGATCACCGACTTCGGCATCGCCTGGTCGGCGCGCAGCGTGGCGCTCACCCGCACCGGCCAGGTGATCGGCACCCCCCAGTACCTCTCCCCGGAGCAGGCGGAGGGCCGGCACGCCACCCCCGCCAGCGACGTCTACGCCCTGGGCCTCATCGGCTACGAGTGCCTCGCCGGCCACCCGGCGTTCGAGGGCGACAACGCGGTCACGATCGCGCTCAAGCAGCTGCAGCAGGATCCCGATCCGCTGCCGGCCGGCCTGCCGCCCGGCGTGCGGACGCTGATCGGGGCGGCGCTGCACAAGGATCCGGCGGCCCGCATCCCCGACGGCGCCGGGTTCGTCGTCGCCGTCGCGGAGGTGCGGGCCGGTCGGCAGCCGCTGGCCGGCACGGTCTCGAGCCCGGCGGTCCGGCCGCGCCGCGGTCACGCGGACGGGGCGGCGGCCCGCCCGCCGGGGCCGCCCACCCAGCCGGGGGTGACCCGCCCACCGGCCGCACGGCGACGGGGACGGCTCGCGATGGTGCTGCTGCCGCTGATGGGCCTCCTGGCCGGTGCGGGCATCACCGCGGCGCTGCTGCAGTCGCTCACCCAGGAACCGCCCGCCCCGACGGTGGTCGCGGCCGACCAGCGCACGAGCGGCAGCATCGTGCTCACCGAGGCCGACCACGTGGGCCTCCCGGTGGCCGAGGTCGCGGAGCGGCTGGCGGCGCTGGGCCTCACGGTGACCGTCCGGGCGGAGGTGCGCGACGACGTCGTCCCCGACCGGGTCACCGGGATCGACCCCGCGGGCCGGCCGCTGCGGGCCGGTGACCAGGTGGTCGTCCGCTACGCCGTCGCCGCGCAGAGCCGGATCGTGCGGGCTCCGGCCGTCACGGGCGCGGCCGTCGACCGCCCGGCCCCCGCTCCGGAACCGGCCGCGGTCGACGATCCTCCCGCCCCGGTCGTCACCTCCGAGGCGCCGCCCACCACGCTCCCGGCGACGCCGATCTCCGGATCGCCGGACGCGACGCCCACGGAGACCGGGACGGAGCCCTCGCCGTCCGAACCGGCCCCGACGCCCACCGGCACCCCCGGACCGACCACCTCGGCCGCGCCCACCACGACCGGGACGACGACCTCCCCGACCCGCTGA
- a CDS encoding competence/damage-inducible protein A: MVTRAGIVVTGTEVLTGRVADRNGPWLAEQLRQLGADVGHVVVVGDRPDDLRAALSFLAGTGTDLLITTGGLGPTADDLTAQVVADFQGRVTRVDEALEQRVAAIVERLMARRGWRADRESTAAGVRKQATVPDGATVLEPIGTAPGLVVPPADGRSGPPVVVLPGPPGELRGMWPAATAAAPVRAVLAGAVELRQETLRLWGTLEAQLAATLRELEPGLGDLEITTCLREGELEIVTRFPGSAQPAYDRLVAALGQRYADTLFSAGPTLDELVAAALVERGLTVATAESCTAGLLAARLTERPGSSAAVLGGVVAYANSAKEELVGVPPELLAAHGAVSPEVARALADGARGRFGADVGVGITGIAGPGGGTADKPVGTVHVCVVGPDGALARALALPGSRAAVRNRSVTVAMHLLRELLLGGPPA, translated from the coding sequence GTGGTCACGCGCGCCGGCATCGTCGTCACCGGTACCGAGGTCCTCACCGGGCGGGTCGCCGATCGCAACGGCCCCTGGCTGGCCGAGCAGCTGCGGCAGCTCGGCGCCGACGTCGGGCACGTGGTGGTGGTCGGCGACCGCCCCGACGACCTGCGGGCCGCCCTGTCCTTCCTGGCCGGGACCGGCACCGACCTGCTGATCACCACCGGCGGGCTCGGGCCCACCGCCGACGACCTCACCGCCCAGGTGGTCGCGGATTTCCAGGGGCGTGTCACCAGGGTGGACGAGGCGCTCGAACAGCGGGTCGCGGCGATCGTCGAGCGGCTGATGGCCCGCCGCGGCTGGCGGGCCGACCGGGAGTCGACGGCGGCCGGCGTCCGGAAGCAGGCCACGGTGCCCGACGGCGCCACCGTGCTGGAACCGATCGGCACCGCCCCCGGGCTGGTGGTGCCGCCGGCGGACGGGCGCAGCGGCCCTCCGGTGGTCGTGCTGCCCGGGCCACCGGGGGAGCTGCGCGGCATGTGGCCGGCCGCGACGGCCGCGGCGCCGGTGCGGGCGGTGCTGGCCGGTGCGGTGGAGCTGCGGCAGGAGACGCTGCGGTTGTGGGGCACCCTCGAGGCCCAGCTGGCCGCGACGCTCCGGGAACTCGAGCCCGGCCTCGGCGACCTGGAGATCACCACCTGCCTGCGGGAGGGGGAGCTGGAGATCGTCACCCGGTTCCCCGGGAGCGCGCAGCCGGCGTACGACCGCCTCGTCGCGGCGCTCGGGCAGCGCTACGCCGACACGCTCTTCTCCGCCGGTCCCACCCTCGACGAGCTCGTCGCCGCCGCCCTCGTCGAGCGGGGGCTGACCGTCGCCACCGCGGAGTCCTGCACCGCGGGGCTGCTGGCGGCGCGGCTCACCGAGCGGCCCGGCTCGTCGGCCGCGGTGCTGGGCGGGGTGGTGGCGTACGCGAACAGCGCGAAGGAGGAGCTGGTCGGCGTCCCGCCCGAGCTGCTCGCCGCGCACGGCGCGGTGAGCCCCGAGGTGGCCCGCGCGCTGGCCGATGGCGCCCGGGGCCGGTTCGGCGCCGACGTCGGCGTCGGGATCACCGGGATCGCCGGGCCCGGCGGCGGGACGGCGGACAAGCCCGTGGGCACCGTGCACGTGTGCGTGGTCGGCCCCGACGGCGCGCTGGCGCGGGCGCTGGCGCTGCCGGGCTCGCGGGCGGCTGTGCGGAACCGGTCCGTCACGGTGGCGATGCACCTGCTCCGCGAACTGCTGCTCGGCGGCCCGCCGGCCTGA
- a CDS encoding acyl-CoA dehydrogenase family protein, with amino-acid sequence MTVTHEVTNQVPPLAGHDPIAGDAVLAEACLRHADAATLDSLRELGRLAGSEQAQEWGRLANENPPRLRTHDRYGHRIDEVEFHPAWHELMRTAMEHGLGGAPWASTGAHPHVRRAVGYLGWTQVEMGHGCPVTMTYAVVPALRRAPELAARYEPGLTARAYQFGLAEPTGKRGLVAGMGMTEKQGGSDVRANATRAVPQPDGSYRLTGHKWFTSAPMSDLFLVLARLDEGVSCFAVPRVLPDGTRNVVALQRLKDKLGDRSNASSEVEFDGTTGWLVGEPGRGVPAIIEMVNMTRLDCVLGSAATVRAATTQALHHARHRQAFGARLADQPLMRNVLADLAVESEAATALGVRLAAAVDAGEEAFLRLAGAAAKYWVCKRAPGIVAEAMEVLGGNGYVEDSGLPRLYRQAPLNSIWEGSGNVIALDVLRALDRSAESLAAVTAELELARGVDRRYDDAVKQLSAELGDRDGLPFRARRVAGLLALCLQGSLLLRHAPAPVADAFCASRLGGDGGGVLGTLPAGTPAAEIVARSCIAVP; translated from the coding sequence ATGACCGTCACCCACGAGGTCACCAACCAGGTCCCGCCGCTGGCCGGGCACGACCCGATCGCCGGCGACGCCGTGCTCGCCGAGGCCTGCCTGCGGCACGCCGACGCGGCGACGCTGGACTCGCTCCGGGAACTCGGCCGGCTCGCGGGCAGCGAGCAGGCGCAGGAGTGGGGCCGGCTGGCCAACGAGAACCCGCCGAGACTGCGCACGCACGACCGCTACGGCCACCGGATCGACGAGGTCGAGTTCCACCCCGCCTGGCACGAGCTGATGCGGACGGCGATGGAGCACGGGCTCGGGGGCGCTCCCTGGGCCTCCACCGGGGCGCACCCGCACGTGCGGCGCGCGGTCGGCTACCTCGGCTGGACGCAGGTGGAGATGGGCCACGGCTGCCCGGTCACCATGACCTACGCCGTCGTCCCGGCGCTGCGTCGTGCCCCGGAGCTCGCCGCCCGGTACGAGCCCGGGCTCACCGCCCGCGCGTACCAGTTCGGCCTCGCCGAACCCACGGGCAAGCGCGGCCTGGTGGCCGGCATGGGCATGACCGAGAAGCAGGGCGGCTCGGACGTGCGGGCCAACGCCACCCGGGCCGTGCCGCAGCCGGACGGCTCCTACCGGCTCACCGGGCACAAGTGGTTCACCTCGGCGCCGATGAGCGACCTGTTCCTCGTGCTGGCGCGCCTCGACGAGGGCGTCTCCTGCTTCGCCGTGCCCCGGGTCCTGCCCGACGGCACCCGGAACGTCGTCGCCCTGCAGCGGCTCAAGGACAAGCTGGGTGACCGTTCGAACGCGTCCAGCGAGGTGGAGTTCGACGGGACGACCGGCTGGCTGGTGGGGGAGCCCGGCCGCGGCGTCCCGGCCATCATCGAGATGGTCAACATGACCCGCCTGGACTGCGTGCTGGGCTCGGCGGCCACGGTGCGCGCGGCCACGACCCAGGCGCTGCACCACGCGCGGCACCGGCAGGCCTTCGGCGCCCGGCTCGCCGACCAGCCGCTCATGCGCAACGTGCTGGCCGACCTGGCCGTCGAGAGCGAGGCGGCCACCGCCCTCGGGGTCCGGCTCGCCGCGGCCGTCGACGCCGGGGAGGAGGCGTTCCTCCGTCTCGCGGGGGCCGCCGCCAAGTACTGGGTCTGCAAGCGCGCCCCGGGGATCGTGGCCGAGGCGATGGAGGTGCTGGGTGGCAACGGCTACGTCGAGGACTCCGGCCTGCCCCGGCTCTACCGGCAGGCTCCGCTGAACTCCATCTGGGAGGGCTCGGGCAACGTGATCGCCCTCGACGTCCTGCGGGCCCTGGACCGCTCCGCGGAGTCGCTGGCCGCCGTCACCGCCGAGCTCGAGCTGGCGCGGGGCGTGGACCGGCGGTACGACGACGCGGTGAAACAGCTGTCCGCCGAGCTCGGCGACCGCGACGGGCTGCCGTTCCGCGCCCGGCGCGTCGCCGGGCTGCTCGCCCTCTGCCTGCAGGGCTCGCTGCTGCTGCGGCACGCCCCGGCGCCGGTGGCCGACGCCTTCTGCGCCTCCCGCCTGGGCGGGGACGGTGGCGGCGTCCTCGGGACGCTGCCGGCGGGCACCCCGGCCGCCGAGATCGTCGCGCGGTCCTGCATCGCGGTCCCCTGA